A part of Oryctolagus cuniculus chromosome 4, mOryCun1.1, whole genome shotgun sequence genomic DNA contains:
- the EIF2B5 gene encoding translation initiation factor eIF2B subunit epsilon (The RefSeq protein has 1 substitution compared to this genomic sequence) — protein MATTVVAPPGAVSDRANKRGGGPGGGGGGGGARGAEEESPPPLQAVLVADSFNRRFFPISKDQPRVLLPLANVALIDYTLEFLTATGVQETFVFCCWKAAQIKEHLQKSKWCRPTSLNVVRIITSELYRSLGDVLRDVDAKALVRSDFLLVYGDVVSNINVTRALEEHRLRRKLEKNVSVMTMIFKESSPSHPTRCHEDNVVVAVDSATNRILHFQKTQGLRRFSFPLSLFQGSGAGVEIRYDLLDCHISICSPQVAQLFTDNFDYQTRDDFVRGLLVNEEILGNQIHMHVTTREYGARVSNLHMYSAVCADVIRRWVYPLTPEANFTDSTAQSCTHSRHNIYRGPEVSLGHGSILEENVLLGSGTVIGSNCSITNSVIGPGCCIGDNVVLDRAYLWKGVQVASGAQIHQSLLCDHAEVKEQVTLKPHCVLTSQVVVGPNITLPEGSVISLHPPDAEEDEDDGQFSDDSGVNQAKEKAKLKGYNPAEVGVAGKGYLWKAADMNTEKEEELRQSLWGLTINEEEESETESERSMDSEELDSRAGSPQLDDIKVFQNEVLGTLQRGKEESISCDNLILEINSLKYAYNISLKEVMQVLSHVVLEFPLQQMDSPLEANRYCALLLPLLKAWSPVFRNYIKRAADHLEALAAIEEFFLEHEALGTCIAKVLMGFYQLEILAEETILSWFGQRDVTDKGRQLRKNQQLQRFIQWLKEAEEESSEDD, from the exons ATGGCGACGACTGTGGTGGCGCCGCCTGGTGCAGTGTCTGATCGGGCCAACAAGCGCGGCGGGGGGCCAggaggcggtggcggcggcgggggaGCCCGAGGTGCGGAGGAGGAGCCTCCGCCGCCCCTCCAGGCGGTCCTGGTGGCCGATAGCTTCAACCGCCGTTTCTTCCCCATCTCCAAGGACCAGCCTCGG GTCCTCCTGCCTCTGGCCAATGTGGCGCTAATTGACTACACTCTGGAATTCCTGACTGCCACAGGTGTACAGGAGACCTTTGTGTTTTGTTGCTGGAAGGCTGCTCAGATCAAAGAACATTTGCA AAAATCCAAGTGGTGCCGCCCAACATCCCTCAACGTGGTTCGGATAATTACATCAGAGCTCTACCGATCGCTGGGAGATGTCCTCCGTGATGTTGACGCCAAAGCCCTGGTGCGCTCTGACTTCCTCCTGGTGTACGGAGATGTCGTCTCCAACATCAATGTCACCAGGGCCCTCGAGGAACATAG GTTAAGGCGGAAGCTAGAAAAAAATGTGTCTGTGATGACAATGATCTTCAAAGAATCATCCCCCAGCCACCCGACTCGTTGCCATGAGGACAATGTGGTAGTGGCTGTGGATAGTGCCACAAACCGGATTCTCCACTTCCAGAAGACCCAGGGCCTCCGACGTTTCTCTTTTCCTCTG AGCCTGTTCCAAGGCAGTGGCGCTGGCGTGGAGATTCGGTATGACTTATTGGATTGTCATATCAGCATCTGCTCCCCTCAG GTGGCTCAGCTCTTCACAGACAACTTTGACTACCAGACTCGAGATGACTTTGTGCGAGGCCTGTTAGTGAACGAGGAG ATCCTAGGGAACCAGATCCACATGCATGTAACAACTAGGGAATACGGTGCCCGGGTCTCCAACCTGCACATGTACTCTGCTGTCTGTGCCGATGTCATCCGCCGATGGGTCTACCCTCTCACCCCAGAGGCAAACTTCACTGACAGCACCGCTCAGAGCTGCACTCATTCCCGGCACAACATCTACCGAGGGCCCGAGGTCAGCTTGGGCCATGGCAGCATCCTGGAGGAGAATGTACTCCTGGGCTCTGGCACTGTCATTGGCAGCAACTGCTCTATCACCAACAGTGTCattggtcctggctgctgcattg GTGATAACGTGGTGCTGGACCGGGCCTACCTGTGGAAAGGTGTTCAAGTGGCTTCTGGGGCGCAGATCCATCAGTCTCTGCTCTGTGACCATGCTGAGGTCAAGGAACAAGTGACACTGAAGCCACACTGTGTCCTTACTTCCCAG GTGGTAGTGGGCCCCAACATCACGCTGCCTGAGGGCTCGGTCATCTCTTTGCACCCTCCAGATGCAGAAGAAGATGAGGATGATGGCCAGTTCAGTGATGATTCTGGGGTCAACCAAGCAAAGGAGAAAGCGAAGCTGAAAG GTTACAATCCAGCGGAAGTAGGAGTTGCAGGCAAAGGCTACCTCTGGAAAGCTGCTGACATGAACAcggagaaagaggaagaactgCGGCAGAGTCTGTGGG GACTCACAATCAATGAGGAAGAGGAGAGTGAGACTGAAAGTGAGCGAAGCATGGATTCTGAGGAGCTGGACAGCCGAGCAGGCTCCCCCCAGTTGGATGACATCAAAG TGTTCCAGAATGAAGTCCTGGGAACACTGCAGCGGGGCAAAGAAGAGAGCATTTCTTGTGACAATCTCATCCTGGAGATCAACTCTCTCAA GTATGCCTACAACATAAGCCTAAAGGAGGTGATGCAGGTACTGAGCCATGTGGTCCTGGAGTTCCCACTGCAACAAATGGATTCCCCGCTGGAGGCAAACCGCTACTGtgccctgctgcttcct TTGCTCAAGGCCTGgagccctgtttttaggaactacATAAAGCGTGCAGCCGACCATTTGGAAGCATTGGCAGCCATTGAGGAGTTCTTCCTGGAGCATGAAGCTCTTGGTACTTGCATAGCCAAG GTACTGATGGGTTTCTACCAGCTAGAGATCCTGGCTGAGGAGACGATCCTGAGCTGGTTCGGCCAAAGGGATGTAACGGACAAGGGCCGGCAGCTGCGCAAGAACCAGCAG CTACAGAGGTTCATCCAGTGGCTAAAAGAGGCAGAAGAGGAGTCATCTGAAGATGACTGA